The region taTGCTGTGGTGTACTTACAAACAGggtcctatcatgactgccctctgaaagactcaacaagaagctgaaagaatcagatgcagatattttcacccaaccaatggacagaagctgctgactcctgtggttgaattagagaaaagctggaagaaggtgaggagggcaaccctgtaggaggaccagcagtttcaactaacctgaactcctgagctctctcaaacactggaccaacaaCCAGCAGCAtgcatcagctgatatgaggcccccactacatatttagcagaggactgGTGGATATGgacttagtcagagaagatgcacctaactgaccctcaagagacttgaggccccagggagtggggaggtctgatggGTTAGGGGCTTGGGactggggacatcctcatggagatgggaggttagggggaggtatgggatatggaacagtcagaaggtggaccaTGATGGGAATGAaatctggactataaaaaaaagattaaaaaccaaaaccaaaaccaaaaatttcTTGTGACTGTTAAAAAACAGATAAGAAAATTGCAAACTATATACAGATTTGTCAGGAACATATCAGATGCACGTGCATCTTGGTCTTGTCATTTATCACATTTCCTTCCAATGGAATTGGTATTAATGTGAGTGTAAAAAAGCCAGGAGATTCTGATCCCCATCCCTACCCTTTCCCAGAAATCCCTATCTGATGCTTTTATCCCCACAATTCCAGCATTTTCTCTAACGCATTTTACTCTGGCATGGACACACTATTTAGAGTTTGCTTCTGGATTGAAGGAGGTGTTTCCTGAAGAACTTTTGGATCTCTCTCCAGGAGTGTTCCTGGGCTGCTGCGTGAGCCATGAGATCTCCTCCAAAACACATGGGTTGACCCAGGACAGGTCGCCAAGATGCAAAGCAAAGGGGAGAATAAGGCGGCTCTATGAGGTGGCCTGCCCCAGGGTATGCCAGCATCTTTCCACTGCTTCTTCCATGTCTCCGGAGCTGATTCATGGCCCTCTGTGCATGCAACTTGCTATCCAACAATTCATCATTCTCTCCCACAATGAAGAGGATCTTCCCCTGGGCCTTTTCGACGGGAAGTATATTCTGTGAGTACAGCTTATTCTGGAGATATTGTGTAGTGTGACGGAAGCATACAGCCCCTGAAACATGGACTTCAATCCGTTCCAGAGCCTGTTGGATGGGTGTCACCACCAGATCCTGGTATCTTAGTGGTAAGCCTGTGATGGTGGTGGGCCCATTTATGCAGACTGTGGCAATCACCTGCTTCAGGTAACAGGCCATAGCTAGCCCAATCTCTGCTCCTTTGCTCGTGGAGATCACACCAATTCCTGGCTGTTGgatcttaaatataaaacaaaggaaaaaacagtTTACATACAGCCTCTGGGAGGAAACTCTCCTGACAGAAGTCCAGGCATTCAAAACAGTCAAACTCTGATACTTAGGTCTTCCAGGTTTCAAAATCAAGAATCTACTACTGATTTAATAATACTTTCTTTGAGCTTTACCGTCTTCAGGGAACATCCTTCTCAGCCATCTTTAAACAATCAAAATATAACCTTATAACCTCACGTAAACTAGCGTcataaagaaaccctgactcaggcaaattggtaccagcatagtggggtatttctgtgacaaaGTGGCCATATTTTAGGGAGtactgtggaaggactttagaactttgagctagaagatccattcggtgttaagggCTCTGTCAAATGTTatgtaggaacttggaagataatgttgagaacagtgccgGAGATGGAGCTATAATCCCAATACTAGGGAAACTGAGACCAGAGATTTTGTGTTCCTGTCCAACCTATGCTATATAGgaagaccctatctaaaaataaataataattttcaagtGAAGTTGTAAAAAATGTAGCTAGAACCCAGCAATATTGAAAGAACAAGCCAAGAGCAGAGGAAGTTAGGCTTCTAGAGAATCACACTCTTGACTTCACTAGAGAAAAGTATTTTGGGGtgaggagatagctcaggggtaggGTGCTTGCTGGCAAAcatgaggactcaagttcagctccttggatctatttttaaaaggcaggcaAGAACGGTGGTGCACAGCTGTAATTCCATGCACTAGGGAGGCATGAGCACAAACTTGGTTACTAGCACAAATATCAAAACTTTGGGAGAAAGAATCATGTACAGATCATCACTGATGTATGAAAACATACCAAGTTCAGGATTTAGGATCAGTAGCCAATAGAACATTGAAGAGACACATGAATATGTTGTAAGAGCTTCAAATGTAACATGTCTTGGCTTTTCCCAGTGAAGAGACTCACaatgtgtgcactgtgtatttttttttttttgccttttgtatGCTAGTAAACAGTAATCAAAAAGCAACTCAACAATCCTAAGATTTTTGAAGCATAAAATGTGCTCAGCCCAATACTGCACAGACTGGATGAGACACCTGTGTTTTGTCTTTCCAATGATTTCACAAgatgaaatgaaatttattttcaataccTTGGGGTGAGATAGTAGGAAGTTGGCAGCTTCTTCAAAATAGTCCAAGTCCACCTCTTGCAGTTTCTCAGGCAGGTCTTCATAGGCAAAATACGCCAATGCCAGCACTGCAAAGCCATGGGAAGCCAAAAGACTGGCACGAAATTCAACTAGACCCCCAATGAGACCAAACAAATCAATAATTCCTGGGAAAGGACCTTTCCctggcagaaaaagaaaagaaagaagaaaatgggataaaaaaaaatagctaagtATGACAGTCAGAGGAGAGTTAACACAAGAAAGTATACATAGGCACACAGTGGTACATgttcacacactctcacacatgcatgtgtgcatacacttatGTCCACTTGACAGTTCATAGAAATTGCTACCTTATGTCATAAATTCTTAAATTGTGAGTCACAAGTCCATTCAGGCTCATATAAGTGAATATGGGAGAAAGCTGACCATAGGAAATCATGTGAATGCGCAATGGCcaaaatttaattcaaaataaaatgagcagTGGTCCCAAGGTCTGCTCCTGCCCACAAGGCTTCACTTTGCCCTGGTTCTGAATGCACAGCAGGTCCACTTATCTCCACCGGTGCCAGAATAGCACTAGTCATCAGTCTCTGTTACCTCCAACACCTGGGCTCAGTTTCAGATTTATTTGTTGTATGCAATGGATGGCAGTGCTTCTACAACACAACAGGCAGTTCTTTGTTCTTATAGACCCATGGTGGTTTAATTACAGAAAGCATGAGGGCTTCTGATGTGTTCCAGCCATCATTCTTCACCTTGTATCAAATTAGTAAACCTTCATGTTGTTTTGTGTTAATGTCTGACTTTTAAAACTGCCCTTTGCCTTACTGAATTGAGTTTCATAAAATTTCATCCAGTGAACTCTGAATTAGGAGAAGCATAGAATTTTTCAACAGGTTGTTAAATGGCCCCAAATCCTGGTGCAATTTGGCACTACCTATTTATGTGAAGCATATTTCTTAGCATTGACAATTATACGACCAAAATTTCAGTGAATCCTGAAAATAGTAAAGATATCTAGCAGTACCCTGCAATCTCAAATATTCAACCAAAGCttaattttttttggaaaaacaGGCAAGCCCATTCATCCATCAGTTTGCAAATTTGCTTTTTCTCTAATAAATGATACAATTGTATGTATACCAAAGAAcaattttgaaagtattttccAGACATTATCGGTAACAGATCTCTACACCTATTTCCATACTCCTATATTCCCAATATCTTGTGAAAATTCCTATAGCAAAAAAGAGCTCACAAgtagaaaaaaaactttaataatcTACATTCTGTATCAGCAAAGTTAGTCTCAcctggagggagaaaaagggcTCCCCGAACCCGACCTTCTTGAATCTGTTCCCTCTTAACCCCAGGGCCAACAAACCAGCGCTGCACTCTCTGGCTGGCCTTGGATGGAATCCTGACTGTTTCTAGCCAGTTAACAGAGTCGTACAGGTCCAAACTGATGCAAAGGGGGCTGTTCATCACATCTTTCTTGATCAGCCTATGGAAAGCCTTCTTGggtttcagagagaaaaagaggcccattgggtGAACCCCTACATAGTCACCGCCCAAGGCCGGTGTCTGCTCCAGGTCCACCTCACCAGCCTCGTTAGTCTTGTAGAAGGCTTTAGATTGGAACACATTGTCCTTCTCATCTTTCACTGTTGCCTTGATGGTCACTATATGCGATGGAGGCAGTCCGGTTGCTCGAATGGACACCGGCTCATCCACAAGGGCATTTGAAGGTGTGGCTATCAACTGGACCATCATCAAGGTGTTGAGGGGCGCTTCCTCCCTGTGATGAAAGGAAAATAAGCTGGAGACTTAAAAGTCCAAGGCAAGGCTGTCCTCAAGCCTTCCAAGGACTTTACTATGAAATGTGTAGCTCTGGGAAGTagagagatggtggtggtggaaggtGTGTGTGTCCCCATTCCCCCAACCAGGGTCTTGATGATAAGGAGTCAGCaaggggagagaaggagtggCTTCTGTGGCCCTGACTCAAAATCCACCAGGCCCTTCTTTATTTAAACAAGTTTCACAGACTAATGTTTATCTAAGTCGTGTAGGTTATGTTTGATCTTTCTTTACATGTCTAGAGTTGCAAGTCCAGTCACAAATAGAAAACAGGAACAGGACAGAATTTTGCAAATCTAACATTCTACTTCTCCATATTCATTCTCTTTTCAAGGACACTCTTTCTTGTTCTGACTGCAATAAATTCTCCTCATGTTCCATTCTGTGTCCCTTTAAAATCCCTTTACCAATGAAACTGTGAACCTGAAAGAAGGAACCCTGTGCCCCTAGTTACATCACCACCATAATAGATTACCTATTATTATCATCTAATCACTCCAGACCACATTGGGCAGGAGAGGTGTACTGTTTTGGATCCATGTGTTACCTCTCTTAAAACTTCACAAATACTTCATGGGGAGTATAATGTTCATAGTATTAATGCTCAATTTATTCAAAATCACAAAACTACAGTTTTATAGTAACTGAGACATGAATCTGTGGGATCAAATCTAGTTAGAATTCCCAATTTTGCTCTGTATTACTGACCAGAGTTTAGCATGTCATTTAGCTCATTTGATCCCTGTAACATGACCAATGTTCCTGCTCTCTCCTTtccacccccatctctccctctcctcccccacactctcattctctccctcccctggcaTAGCCTTATCCACTGGAAACAGGGAGGGTCTTGAAGCCAACACTGCTGATTGACAGCTCCATCAAGGCCCAGGGGATTGCTACAACTTTGGGGTTTTGGTCTCTGAGTGTTGCATTCTTGGGGACATTCTGCATTATGAttcaatttatgtatttttttctttaaaaaaattatatctaaGTCTTTTTAGGAAAATCCCAAAATCAACTTCATTTTGCCTTTGAGATCATTGAGGACAGAGAAGTACATAGCTGCATGACCGACTACTCCAAGAATCTTCTCGTGGTATCTGCCCCTGAGCTAACTCAAACATTATAATTGGTGCAGGGTAAACAGAGACAATTGACAAACTCTGACTGGCCAGGAGAACAGATTATAGATTCCAGTTCTCTTTTTATTATAGACTTAGAGGTGTCTCAGAATGTAGTTTAAAGATAGGGTGTCATACAGGGTACATCCCTGGAGGAATAAAACTCAGTAAGTTAGACAgactaaaataaacttttcctatGTTATACTGTAGATGGTAAAACACATAGTGAAGAAGTTAGGCATTGGTATTTGCTgttaataaacacacacacatacacattttctgTCTATGGAAGCAGGCTGCCATATAATAAACGTGTTTGCTTTGGAGGAAACACTTTAGATTCTTTACATTAGAGTTaaagggtatgtgtgtgtctgtatgtggtgtgtgtgtgtgtgtctgtctgtctctgtgtgtgtttgtgtgtgtcagtctgtctgtctgtctgttttcatgTGTAGTCAGAGGACATGTTGCttgagtcagttttctctttccaccatgggaCCACACAGATTATCAGTCTTGAAGGCAAGCACtgttatctgctgagtcatcttggaGCCTGGAAAGTTATACTTTCTTATAAAGTAATGATCAAAACATCTTGGGGAGACAAGGCAGGAATAAAGGAAAATGGGGAGGAATGTTCCTAGGGTCTCTGTCTCTTGTAGTTTTAATTGAAGGAGTGCAAAAATgcccttttccaaaattgaccaggACCTTGGACATGAAAGTAGTGTTCCACCCTATAGGGCCAACGAAACCTTAGTACTGTTCCATCTACAGTcaaacacagtggagcacagatGTAACCCTTCtatttgagaggtagaggcagaaggatcaacaCATGCTTGGGGCAGgatgagctacatagcaagttccaggctaggctGAGTGGCCACACAGTCAGACCTtggctcactctctctgtctctgtctgtctctgtctctctgactcttctttccctctccctctccccctccccctcccccNCCTCCTCCTCCCCCTCGCCCTCCCCccatactctcacacatacacacacacacacacaaacacatacactcacatgcatgcatatgtttatgtTACAAATATTTAACCTTGTACTGAGCTGAAAGTTGCTATTTGGTATGGAACTCACAGGTGTGTATTGACAACAAGGAATGCTAAATTTATTGATTATCGTCTACATGTCATttagttttatgatttttatgaCCTGGAAGGAATAACAGTACTTGCTGCCACCTGTTTCCTTTGATTTTGTTACTTATAGGCCAGGATGGAACAGCTAATTGTATTCCCTACCCTTTGGCTTCATGGCCTGTCTAGGGCCACTGGTTCATGTTTAAATTCAGGATTACTCACAAGTCTCAGGTAGATCTTTATCACTTACTGAAAGGCCTGAATTCAGCTTTGGGtgtggttgctgttgttgttgttgtattttgtttttttgctttgggttagtgattttgtttgtttgtttgtttgtttgtttggctggttggttggttggttttgaaaccaggatctcatgtagctcagacaggtttcaaactcactatgtagctgaggctagccttgaatgcCTGATCCTCTGCTTCCACTATCTTACAAGAACTAAGTTTACTTTTAATGTAGCAGTAGAAGGGCAGTGCCTGAAATTATGTTACAcactttcttaaagaaatagtTCTTGTTCTTTTGTCCAGGCTACCTTAATTCCATAGGCTGTGATATTGTGCAGGCTAGCTTCATTTCATAGGCTGAAATAATTCTTTCCTCGGTGACTCAAGTGTCTGAATATTACACCTGCCTCtgaaacttattttttctttaaattacaaaatacatttacctccttgactatttttttattttctattctttctgggAAGAATTGGGCATGGGCTCTTAGCTTCCTGTACTCACAGGTTTTTCTACTCATCAGAACAAACCTGAATgcctttgttttgcatttcctaaaaataaaacaaagggttTTATAGAGGTGTTTTCTGCTACACTTTCTATGCCAGTGCTGCTGAACAGGGTGTATATGGTATCAAAGTCATAGACACATAGTTTTGGACAAGCTTACTTGTCCTTTCCCTTAGGGACCTTGTGACTCTTTCTATGAGAATAGCTAGGATGATCACCTTCCAGACAGCCCTTTCCTCTTTGGCTATGGAACACTACTCTGAGCTTGAAGAACAAGAAACGGAGCCACCCTGCCTCCCCTGAAGCAGCACCACTGGGAAACACTGGGAGCAGTTCTGTTTCTGCTCAGTAGAGGACATCAGGTTTTTCCCTTGGCTCATTGGAGTATGGGACACGAATGTGTCTTTTCTGATTTACATCTTTCTAATTAGAGAAACTGGAGATATTTTCAATGCTTGTTGGctttattattcttttcctttctttctttctttctttctttctttctttctttctttctttctttctttctttctttctttctttctttctttctaactttatttCTGAGAGCCAGGTATTTTACCAAAGAGCCACAAGACATAGGTTTCTAATTTCATTGTTTCTTAGGATGCCCTGAAAAATACCTAGTGGCATACTAGATATATTAGTGGGTCTATTTACTGGGAAGTTCACATTCTAAGTTGTTCTGACTACATTTCTCAATTAACATGGAACAaatttactgaaagaaaaatcaatgctCCCTTTATTTTAGCCTCTTGTCTACCCCAGAACTCTGCTTAAGCCCTAATCTTTTTCACCTTTATTTTGCTTACAGTATTGACTCTTTGCCCAGTCCTTCATTGAAAGCACCTAAAGTTATGCTATAGataatatattctatattcttaCCTCCCAGAGAATGTTTTAGAAGCATCCCATACAACTGAGTTCTTGAACCTTTCTTTTATACCCTCTTCCAATCAAATATTGGGTAATAATGGCATCAACCTACTAAAACAATACCTGCCTTTTTAAAATCTTCTCAAATTTAgcaacagatttttttctttttcttcttcatctgtttttatgcacgtgtgtgcctgggtgcatgcatgtacatatgtgtttgtgtctgagaGACTACATGTGGGTAtaccagaagacaaccttggttGTTATCTTCATGATAACACATTGACAAGGTCTGTTATTGGGCTGAAGCCCACCATGAGACAtgactgactggccagtgaacATCCAGGATCTTCAAcatcagtgctgagattacagacatataTCACCATGGCTAGAATTTTTACAGGAGTTCTGGAGTAATcgctttaccaactaagctatccCTGTGTCTCTTTGTCTACTAAAAACTGTAATTGTGGTATTTAACTCATGCTTTAATTTAATTCAATACTTCTAGCTTTGCTCTCTTGGAATGTAAATGTAAAGTCCTAAAGATACAATTCCCATTTAAATAAGTACACACATAGATACAAGCGGAAAGCAATGCAAGCTGACAGGTCTCAGGGGCTATCTTCTGGAAGTGTCTATCTTAGAGAGGTTATCTTTGTGTCTCAACACTCCACTAACTATTGATATtcaccttttaatttttctggaGTCCCTATTAAGTACTTTAATTTACTGATTCTGGCTTGCCAGAATTTACACACAATGATCAATGTCATCTTAAGTCTAAATTTCTACCATTTACACTGAGGTAAGGGAAAGGACTTAGATTATAGTGAGAACCTTTATATTTGGAGTTGTCCTAAGGAAATTATGTGGTTTTGATGTAAACAAACCCATGAGGTAAACAGAGAAGGGCTTGTTGAAGCCAACTGTGTATGCAAGTGAATGATGTCTCAGGTTTCCCAACCAACAAACATACAAAGGACCATATGACCAGTAACCCAATGCTCATAACACCTGGGACACGAGCTAAACAAAGGTGCCTTCACAGGTGGGTGGGTTATAGTGTGCACATGTTAAAGTGTGATAGGGATTCAAGCCAAAGCTCTAGaatttttctttatacaaatgattttCAGTTTGACACATCTAAGATATAATCAGGcccatttattctttgttctttatataaCAGTCTATTAGAGATCCAATAGACACATAAAAATATCCAggcttaaaacacacacacacacacaccatataagACTTTATACTTATACACTTCAGAGTCTCAACTAATGGTCTTTCAAAAACTATCACCAGATGGGGGAGGGACTCGGGGAACCACAGTCACCTGTCATGTGATGCTGGCATTCACATTGACAGTGTCTTAAGTAGCCCTATTAGTGATTTCTGTATAGATCTCTCATCCCCATACAACAGAACATAAAATACAGTGTTTACTTGGTTGAGTCCATTTTTAATTCTGCATGCAAGATGGATGTTCTTGATTGTTAGTGAGTACTGTACACACAGAGGACATTAGGTAGAAAATGTTTGCCTTTCCCTCTCTAGTCACTCCCAATAAATTCTTCTTAACTCTATAGAGTGAACTAAGGGCCTGAGCTAActgtatttgtataaataaaaacCAGAGAGAAATTTGCATTCTTAAAATGAATTTGTATGCACTGCCAGAGAGCTGTATAAATAACCTTCCTATTGTTATAAACATTGAAAATTTTCACCATGTATAAAACACAGTGTTAAGAAATTGTTGCCTTGGGGTGTGGATTTCTTTTGGCTCATATTCATTATGCTTTTTAGTATCATATCATGTGACATTTGTGTGTTTAAGAATGACAGTAAGATGactttgaaaatgaatttaagGTGGA is a window of Mus caroli chromosome 4, CAROLI_EIJ_v1.1, whole genome shotgun sequence DNA encoding:
- the LOC110293184 gene encoding acyl-coenzyme A amino acid N-acyltransferase 1 isoform X3; protein product: MMVQLIATPSNALVDEPVSIRATGLPPSHIVTIKATVKDEKDNVFQSKAFYKTNEAGEVDLEQTPALGGDYVGVHPMGLFFSLKPKKAFHRLIKKDVMNSPLCISLDLYDSVNWLETVRIPSKASQRVQRWFVGPGVKREQIQEGRVRGALFLPPGKGPFPGIIDLFGLIGGLVEFRASLLASHGFAVLALAYFAYEDLPEKLQEVDLDYFEEAANFLLSHPKIQQPGIGVISTSKGAEIGLAMACYLKQVIATVCINGPTTITGLPLRYQDLVVTPIQQALERIEVHVSGAVCFRHTTQYLQNKLYSQNILPVEKAQGKILFIVGENDELLDSKLHAQRAMNQLRRHGRSSGKMLAYPGAGHLIEPPYSPLCFASWRPVLGQPMCFGGDLMAHAAAQEHSWREIQKFFRKHLLQSRSKL
- the LOC110293184 gene encoding acyl-coenzyme A amino acid N-acyltransferase 1 isoform X2, yielding MSRREEAPLNTLMMVQLIATPSNALVDEPVSIRATGLPPSHIVTIKATVKDEKDNVFQSKAFYKTNEAGEVDLEQTPALGGDYVGVHPMGLFFSLKPKKAFHRLIKKDVMNSPLCISLDLYDSVNWLETVRIPSKASQRVQRWFVGPGVKREQIQEGRVRGALFLPPGKGPFPGIIDLFGLIGGLVEFRASLLASHGFAVLALAYFAYEDLPEKLQEVDLDYFEEAANFLLSHPKIQQPGIGVISTSKGAEIGLAMACYLKQVIATVCINGPTTITGLPLRYQDLVVTPIQQALERIEVHVSGAVCFRHTTQYLQNKLYSQNILPVEKAQGKILFIVGENDELLDSKLHAQRAMNQLRRHGRSSGKMLAYPGAGHLIEPPYSPLCFASWRPVLGQPMCFGGDLMAHAAAQEHSWREIQKFFRKHLLQSRSKL
- the LOC110293184 gene encoding acyl-coenzyme A amino acid N-acyltransferase 1 isoform X1; the encoded protein is MRAAGRTWEWQRMLEETLLVWSSTDRKFVPECREAMGKRLLREEAPLNTLMMVQLIATPSNALVDEPVSIRATGLPPSHIVTIKATVKDEKDNVFQSKAFYKTNEAGEVDLEQTPALGGDYVGVHPMGLFFSLKPKKAFHRLIKKDVMNSPLCISLDLYDSVNWLETVRIPSKASQRVQRWFVGPGVKREQIQEGRVRGALFLPPGKGPFPGIIDLFGLIGGLVEFRASLLASHGFAVLALAYFAYEDLPEKLQEVDLDYFEEAANFLLSHPKIQQPGIGVISTSKGAEIGLAMACYLKQVIATVCINGPTTITGLPLRYQDLVVTPIQQALERIEVHVSGAVCFRHTTQYLQNKLYSQNILPVEKAQGKILFIVGENDELLDSKLHAQRAMNQLRRHGRSSGKMLAYPGAGHLIEPPYSPLCFASWRPVLGQPMCFGGDLMAHAAAQEHSWREIQKFFRKHLLQSRSKL